From Streptomyces sp. NBC_00370, a single genomic window includes:
- a CDS encoding sensor histidine kinase, whose protein sequence is MSLWSTARTRLSVQGWVWLILAAMVLVVSCCAAVGSVLLSRTNERTAQLVDHIQPARSAVFQLQKSLLDQETGVRGFALTAEPSFLQPYQQGRKDEQRFTANVARFVAGDPRSEADLAGITKAAADWRSQVAEPLITSVRTRGAEAASAEQLTRSKTTFDTLRRRFTLQEDHLDAARDTARAELNHARGVSDALFLTMLAVFVVAVVGLGLVVHRMVGRPLSALRAASDGVRAGAFDRRITVLGPSDVRAVGAAVEDMRGRLADELAVTQAREALLGEQAEELRRSNSELEQFAYVASHDLQEPLRKVASFCQLLEKRYGEQLDGRGKQYIDFAVDGAKRMQVLINDLLTFSRVGRVLEAWQTVSLDMALDRALGNLGLIIEEAEVTVVREEPLPEVSGDPTTLAMLWQNLVGNAIKFRRADEPSVITVGCVREEDDWHLSVTDNGIGVAPEFAEKVFVIFQRLHARDEYEGTGIGLALCRKIVEFHGGRIWLESVPEGGTRIHFTVPVEPDRSKTTELLTTLPGAAT, encoded by the coding sequence CCAGGGCTGGGTCTGGCTGATCCTCGCGGCCATGGTGCTGGTCGTCTCCTGCTGCGCCGCCGTCGGCAGCGTGCTGCTGTCCCGTACGAACGAGCGCACCGCACAGCTCGTGGACCACATCCAGCCCGCCCGCTCCGCCGTCTTCCAGCTGCAGAAGTCGCTGCTCGACCAGGAGACCGGCGTACGCGGCTTCGCGCTCACCGCCGAACCCTCCTTCCTCCAGCCCTACCAGCAGGGCCGCAAGGACGAGCAGCGGTTCACCGCCAACGTCGCGCGCTTCGTGGCCGGCGACCCGAGGTCCGAGGCCGACCTCGCCGGTATCACCAAGGCGGCGGCCGACTGGCGCAGCCAGGTGGCCGAGCCGCTGATCACCTCCGTGCGGACCCGGGGCGCCGAAGCCGCCTCGGCCGAGCAGCTCACCCGCAGCAAGACGACCTTCGACACGCTGCGCCGCCGGTTCACCCTGCAGGAGGACCACCTCGACGCCGCCAGGGACACCGCGCGCGCCGAACTCAACCACGCGCGCGGGGTCAGCGACGCGCTGTTCCTCACGATGCTGGCTGTCTTCGTCGTCGCCGTCGTGGGCCTCGGCCTCGTCGTGCACCGGATGGTCGGCCGGCCGCTGAGCGCGCTGCGCGCCGCGTCCGACGGGGTGCGCGCGGGCGCCTTCGACCGGCGTATCACCGTCCTCGGCCCCTCCGACGTACGGGCGGTCGGCGCCGCCGTCGAGGACATGCGCGGCCGGCTCGCCGACGAACTCGCCGTCACCCAGGCGCGCGAGGCACTGCTCGGCGAACAGGCCGAGGAGCTGCGCCGCTCGAACTCGGAGCTGGAGCAGTTCGCCTACGTCGCCTCGCACGACCTCCAGGAGCCGCTGCGCAAGGTCGCCTCGTTCTGCCAGCTGCTGGAGAAGCGGTACGGCGAACAGCTCGACGGCCGCGGCAAGCAGTACATCGACTTCGCCGTCGACGGCGCCAAGCGGATGCAGGTCCTCATCAACGACCTGCTCACCTTCTCCCGGGTCGGCCGGGTCCTCGAGGCGTGGCAGACGGTCTCGCTGGACATGGCCCTCGACCGGGCGCTCGGCAACCTCGGCCTGATCATCGAGGAGGCGGAGGTCACCGTGGTCAGGGAGGAGCCGCTGCCCGAGGTGAGCGGTGACCCGACCACCCTCGCGATGCTCTGGCAGAACCTCGTCGGCAACGCGATAAAATTCCGCAGGGCCGACGAGCCGTCCGTGATCACCGTCGGCTGTGTCCGCGAGGAGGACGACTGGCATCTGAGCGTCACCGACAACGGCATCGGGGTCGCTCCGGAATTCGCCGAGAAGGTCTTCGTCATCTTCCAGCGGCTGCACGCCAGGGACGAGTACGAGGGGACGGGCATCGGTCTCGCCCTGTGCCGGAAGATCGTCGAGTTCCACGGTGGCAGGATCTGGCTGGAGTCCGTGCCGGAGGGTGGCACGCGTATCCACTTCACCGTCCCCGTCGAGCCCGACCGCAGCAAAACGACCGAACTTCTCACCACCCTGCCGGGAGCCGCCACGTGA
- a CDS encoding response regulator, translating to MQSIEVLLVEDDAGDELMTREAFEDNKIRNTLHVVRDGEEALDFLYRRGDHTDAVRPDLILLDLNLPRYDGRQVLEKIKTDPELALIPVVVLTTSSAEEDILRSYKLHANAYVTKPVDLDQFIAAVRQIDEFFVTVVRLPGRQ from the coding sequence ATGCAGTCCATCGAGGTACTCCTGGTCGAGGACGACGCAGGCGACGAGCTGATGACGCGTGAGGCGTTCGAGGACAACAAGATCCGCAACACCCTGCATGTGGTGCGCGACGGCGAAGAGGCGCTGGACTTCCTGTACCGGCGGGGCGACCACACGGACGCGGTGCGCCCCGACCTCATCCTGCTCGACCTCAACCTGCCGAGGTACGACGGGCGGCAGGTCCTGGAGAAGATCAAGACGGACCCCGAGCTGGCGCTGATCCCGGTCGTCGTGCTGACCACGTCGTCGGCCGAGGAAGACATCCTGCGCAGCTACAAACTGCATGCCAACGCGTACGTGACGAAGCCGGTCGACCTCGACCAGTTCATCGCGGCGGTCCGGCAGATCGACGAATTCTTCGTCACCGTGGTCCGGCTCCCGGGCCGCCAGTGA
- a CDS encoding ATP-binding protein, with protein MNEQITIGAEYAPTAADSVQPLRRAAQFSGEPGCIAEARQLTVRFLQQLEAEWLAELGGRTRDDLLLVVSELVTNAERHSHGPYLLELEGTDRHVTVTVYDSSATLPRRYEQDPSRLGGHGMEIVHALSDRLSAERVPVGKRVQAVFDLERRRKA; from the coding sequence ATGAACGAACAGATCACTATCGGCGCGGAGTACGCGCCCACCGCGGCGGATTCTGTGCAGCCTTTGCGACGAGCGGCTCAATTCAGTGGCGAACCGGGATGCATAGCCGAGGCCCGGCAGCTGACCGTGCGCTTCCTCCAGCAGCTGGAGGCGGAGTGGCTCGCCGAACTCGGCGGCCGTACCCGTGACGATCTGCTCCTGGTGGTCAGCGAACTGGTCACCAACGCGGAGCGGCACAGCCATGGCCCGTACCTGCTGGAGCTCGAAGGCACGGACCGGCATGTCACGGTCACGGTGTACGACAGCAGCGCCACCCTGCCGCGCCGCTACGAGCAGGACCCCAGCAGGCTCGGCGGCCACGGCATGGAGATCGTCCACGCGCTGAGCGACCGGCTGAGCGCCGAGCGCGTCCCGGTGGGCAAGCGCGTCCAGGCCGTCTTCGACCTGGAGCGCCGCCGCAAGGCCTGA
- a CDS encoding PP2C family protein-serine/threonine phosphatase, whose protein sequence is MTVLADVERAVRTAAPHALVEAVRGVLEAAYGATSVQLHLVDYGLTVLQPVGGGIPADRPDEALSLNNTPEGRAFGSQEPSEREVRHKDAVDHHLPVTVRGERLGILTVRLPADRSTAATTEELTEVAELLGHEILVAERDTDLYRRARRVNRLTLAAEMQWELLPARACAAQEYALGAQLEPAYAIHGDNFDWSADAETLTLAVTNGMGEGIQASLLTNLAVNALRNARRAGIGIADQAALADQALYEQHRGASHVSTLLLRFELATGQVEAVDAGSPQLWRQRGKNVERVELEAQLPLGMFEESDYVAQTFQVEPGDRLLFVSDGVYAAVSPRGELYGDRALSRAINSTSLLPAPMVPRAVLRELAEHRDAESLDDALVLCLDWFGRKDDGTSGDMHPYGGPGALDS, encoded by the coding sequence GTGACTGTACTCGCGGATGTGGAGAGAGCGGTGCGCACGGCGGCGCCGCACGCCCTGGTGGAGGCCGTACGCGGGGTGCTCGAAGCCGCGTACGGGGCGACATCCGTACAACTGCACCTGGTCGACTACGGGCTCACGGTGCTCCAGCCGGTCGGCGGCGGCATTCCCGCCGACCGCCCCGACGAGGCCCTCTCGTTGAACAACACGCCCGAGGGGCGCGCCTTCGGCAGCCAGGAGCCGAGCGAGCGGGAGGTCAGGCACAAGGACGCCGTCGACCACCATCTGCCGGTCACCGTGCGCGGCGAGCGGCTGGGGATCCTGACCGTGCGGCTGCCGGCCGACCGCTCGACGGCGGCGACCACCGAGGAGCTGACCGAGGTCGCCGAGCTGCTGGGCCACGAGATCCTGGTGGCCGAGCGCGACACGGACCTCTACCGGCGGGCGCGCCGGGTGAACCGGCTGACGCTGGCCGCCGAGATGCAGTGGGAGCTGCTGCCCGCGCGGGCCTGCGCGGCGCAGGAGTACGCCCTGGGCGCCCAGCTGGAGCCCGCGTACGCGATCCACGGCGACAACTTCGACTGGTCGGCCGACGCCGAGACGCTGACCCTCGCGGTGACCAACGGCATGGGTGAGGGCATCCAGGCCTCGCTGCTCACCAACCTCGCGGTCAACGCCCTGCGCAACGCCCGCAGGGCCGGGATCGGCATCGCCGACCAGGCGGCGCTGGCCGATCAGGCCCTGTACGAGCAGCACAGGGGCGCCTCCCACGTCTCGACGCTGCTGCTGCGCTTCGAACTGGCCACCGGCCAGGTGGAGGCGGTGGACGCGGGCTCCCCGCAGCTGTGGCGCCAGCGCGGCAAGAACGTGGAGCGCGTCGAGCTGGAGGCGCAGCTGCCGCTCGGCATGTTCGAGGAGTCGGACTATGTGGCGCAGACGTTCCAGGTCGAGCCGGGCGACCGGCTGCTGTTCGTGAGCGACGGCGTCTACGCGGCAGTCTCGCCGCGCGGGGAGCTGTACGGGGACCGCGCGCTGAGCCGGGCGATCAACTCCACGAGCCTGCTGCCCGCGCCGATGGTGCCGCGCGCGGTCCTGCGGGAGCTGGCGGAGCACCGGGACGCCGAGTCCCTCGACGACGCCCTCGTCCTGTGCCTGGACTGGTTCGGCAGGAAGGACGACGGTACGAGCGGCGACATGCACCCGTACGGCGGCCCAGGGGCGCTCGACAGCTGA
- a CDS encoding MarR family winged helix-turn-helix transcriptional regulator — translation MSRFTGQSRQREQVAEAACAASELLEVLWGRGQDAAPSGPVSPSQLRALLVIEEHEGANLRTLSEVLGSRPSSLSRLCDRMEAMGLVQRSPSPTSRREVELRLTRRGHVVLDEYRAFRSREVEAVLEQMDPSDIMMLAEGLAAFRAAARSRLGTAQDGPGEAQDEVADSA, via the coding sequence ATGTCCCGCTTCACCGGTCAGTCGCGCCAGCGTGAGCAGGTTGCCGAGGCCGCCTGCGCCGCCTCCGAGCTGCTTGAGGTGCTGTGGGGGCGAGGCCAGGACGCCGCGCCCTCGGGGCCCGTATCGCCTTCCCAGCTAAGAGCCCTTCTCGTCATCGAGGAGCACGAGGGTGCCAACCTCAGGACGCTGAGCGAGGTGCTCGGCTCGCGTCCCTCCTCGCTGAGCAGGCTCTGCGACCGGATGGAGGCCATGGGCCTGGTCCAGCGTTCGCCGAGTCCGACGAGCCGCCGGGAGGTGGAACTGAGACTCACCAGGCGCGGTCATGTGGTGCTCGACGAGTACCGGGCCTTCCGCTCCCGTGAGGTCGAGGCCGTGCTGGAGCAGATGGACCCCTCCGACATCATGATGCTCGCCGAAGGGCTCGCCGCGTTCCGTGCCGCGGCGCGTTCCCGGCTGGGCACCGCCCAGGACGGGCCCGGAGAGGCGCAGGACGAGGTCGCGGACAGCGCATAG
- a CDS encoding STAS domain-containing protein, translating into MGLVAGQAGDAVVLTVSGDLDLDNIAPLAGALTEAGESCPGPVVLDLSGVGFADSTTVNVLLKGRSELGGRLRVAKPSAFIARLFEVIGLGSALPVYETVEAALAAPDASGPVASDGVE; encoded by the coding sequence ATGGGACTGGTTGCCGGCCAAGCCGGTGACGCGGTCGTTCTCACCGTCAGTGGTGATCTGGACCTGGACAACATCGCGCCGCTGGCCGGAGCGCTCACCGAGGCCGGCGAGAGCTGTCCCGGGCCCGTCGTCCTCGATCTGTCCGGGGTCGGCTTCGCCGACTCCACGACGGTGAACGTGCTGCTCAAGGGGCGCAGCGAGCTGGGCGGACGGCTGCGGGTCGCCAAGCCCTCCGCCTTCATCGCGCGGCTCTTCGAGGTCATCGGTCTGGGCAGCGCCCTGCCGGTGTACGAGACGGTCGAGGCGGCCCTGGCCGCCCCCGACGCGTCAGGGCCTGTCGCCTCTGACGGCGTCGAGTGA